TGACACCAGTCATCACCTCGGCGATGGGCGGGCAACCGGGCACCTTGACGATCGGCTTGTCCTTGATGATCTTGTCGATCGGTTGCGCTCCGGTCGGATTGGGCTTGGCGTTCTGCACGCAGCCGAACGAGGCACATGCACCCCAGGCGATCACCGCTGCTGCATCGGCAGCCGTCTCCTTGAGCACGTTCTGGAACGAGTCACCACCAATGATGCAGTACATGCCGTCATCCTTTGTCGGCACATTGCCCTCGACGGCGAGAATGTACTGCCCTTTGTAGTCCTTCATGATCTGCTTGCGAACAGCTTCGAGCTGATGGCCGGCAGCAGCACTCAGGGTGTCATCATAATCAAGGGAGATCATGTTCATGATGACGTCAGCAACGATGGGATGGGAAGAGCGAATGAAGGATTCAGTACAACAGGTGCATTCAAGACCGTGAAGCCAGATGACAGGAGTGCGGGGTTTGGTCTCCATGGCGTGGACGACCTTGGGGAGCATCGAAGGCGCAAGGCCAAGAGCGACGGACGTTAAACTGCAAAATTTCAGGAAATCCCTTCGGGAGAGGCCTCGTGACTGAAACACCTCCTCGAATGTCTGCTTTTGTTGCATAGAACCCTCCGTGGATATTGAAAGAGATTCACGGTATACGGGGAAAAGGGGCTGTCACGATGCTTTTCCTCAACTACC
This portion of the Chlorobaculum parvum NCIB 8327 genome encodes:
- a CDS encoding hydrogenase small subunit; its protein translation is MQQKQTFEEVFQSRGLSRRDFLKFCSLTSVALGLAPSMLPKVVHAMETKPRTPVIWLHGLECTCCTESFIRSSHPIVADVIMNMISLDYDDTLSAAAGHQLEAVRKQIMKDYKGQYILAVEGNVPTKDDGMYCIIGGDSFQNVLKETAADAAAVIAWGACASFGCVQNAKPNPTGAQPIDKIIKDKPIVKVPGCPPIAEVMTGVITHVHTFGELPELDRMGRPKAFYNTRIHDKCYRRSFFDAGMFVESFDDESTRKGWCLYKMGCKGPTTYNSCSKIQWNEGTSFPIGSGHPCIGCSEPNFWDKGPFYTRLADVELFGTDSTADKIGMVALGAAAAGAAAHAAVTAVKHRGGEGKESEQ